The following proteins come from a genomic window of candidate division WOR-3 bacterium:
- a CDS encoding HTH domain-containing protein, giving the protein MKKIKKKRVTIKMMMVDILKRSKTPLHYREITKRLIARGYKFHRKEPERSVYITIKRNPKLFKKVKPATFKLK; this is encoded by the coding sequence ATGAAGAAAATAAAAAAGAAGAGAGTTACAATAAAGATGATGATGGTTGATATTCTAAAGAGGAGCAAAACACCATTACATTATCGTGAGATTACAAAGAGGTTGATTGCTCGTGGCTATAAGTTCCACAGAAAAGAGCCCGAGCGTTCGGTCTATATAACGATTAAGCGTAATCCCAAGCTCTTCAAAAAGGTAAAACCCGCTACTTTCAAACTTAAATAA
- a CDS encoding ATP-binding protein translates to MKKFELKAEQLRWQCTPELLKFKSTEDLSLCEGIIGQPRAIEAIKLGLNVKYPGYNIFITGPVGTGRTTAITKLLEELKTKKDKLKDLLYVNNFKNPDLPKLIVLDAGKGKQFKDDMTRLIYQLKTNIPQVFASEEYQKRRERIVSKFELEQQKMINEFEKRVEEKGFKLVQVQMGPFVRPAILPIIEDKPRNFEELDELIKEGKLTSDKLEKIKQDLQELEKEMSTIYAKTKENQDKLNDEIAKLNEWSVKPMVSHLIDEIRKRFDNKDINEYLDEVLAEILTNIERFLKKETRPDEFRLFDVNLLVDNSETKNIPIIFETAPNFKNLFGTIERYSPSPGVLTSDFLNIKAGSFLRANGGYLVINAFDALVEPGVWQTLKRALRNGVVDIQVFDPFYIFSTSALKPEPISVDVKVVMIGNEWLYYLLYYGDEDFKKIFKVKADFDIEMERDVRNINNYASFIKSICQTENLLPFTKEAIAEIIEYGVRLAGRKDKITTRFHLIADIIRESDYWARQKKNTIVDAEDVEKAIEGWRKRVNMYEEKIQELIKKDILMIQTKGKAVGQVNGLSVYQLGDYTFGRPTKITAKTSVGRAGIINIEREANLAGRTFNKGVLIISGFLRSRYAQDRPLSMDATLGFEQSYSEIDGDSASSAEIYAILSALSNVPIEQGIAVTGSVNQNGEIQPIGGVNEKIEGFYEVCKAKGFTGKQGVIIPKANVNDLMLKQEIVDAVKRKKFHIYAIKNIDEGIEILTGLKAGKKTKTGFEKNTINYLVEKRLKEYAEKMKGEEKREEKRNRK, encoded by the coding sequence ATGAAGAAATTTGAATTGAAGGCTGAACAACTAAGATGGCAATGTACACCAGAACTTTTAAAATTTAAATCAACCGAAGATCTATCCCTTTGCGAAGGGATAATCGGACAGCCAAGGGCAATTGAAGCAATAAAACTGGGGTTGAATGTTAAATATCCCGGTTATAATATTTTTATCACAGGACCAGTAGGAACTGGCAGAACCACTGCAATAACAAAACTGCTTGAAGAACTAAAAACGAAAAAAGATAAACTCAAGGATTTATTATATGTTAATAATTTCAAAAATCCTGATTTGCCAAAACTCATTGTCCTTGATGCCGGCAAGGGTAAACAGTTCAAAGATGATATGACACGATTGATTTATCAATTGAAAACTAATATTCCACAGGTATTTGCAAGTGAAGAATATCAAAAAAGAAGAGAAAGGATTGTAAGTAAATTTGAGTTAGAACAGCAAAAAATGATAAACGAATTTGAAAAAAGGGTCGAAGAAAAGGGGTTCAAACTCGTTCAGGTACAAATGGGACCATTTGTGCGACCTGCAATTTTACCAATCATAGAAGACAAACCAAGAAATTTTGAAGAATTGGATGAATTGATAAAGGAAGGCAAACTGACATCGGACAAATTAGAGAAAATTAAACAGGATTTACAAGAACTGGAAAAAGAGATGAGCACAATTTATGCAAAAACAAAAGAGAACCAGGATAAATTAAACGATGAGATTGCGAAATTGAATGAATGGAGTGTAAAACCAATGGTAAGCCACTTAATTGACGAAATAAGAAAAAGATTTGATAATAAAGATATTAATGAATATCTTGACGAAGTTCTTGCTGAAATTCTTACAAATATTGAGAGATTTTTAAAAAAAGAAACACGACCCGATGAATTCAGATTATTTGATGTAAATCTTCTGGTTGATAATTCAGAAACAAAAAATATCCCGATTATTTTTGAAACCGCACCCAATTTTAAAAATTTGTTTGGCACAATTGAAAGATATTCACCTTCACCCGGTGTACTGACCAGTGATTTTCTTAATATAAAGGCGGGCTCGTTCCTTCGCGCCAATGGTGGATATCTTGTAATAAATGCCTTTGATGCTCTCGTTGAACCTGGTGTATGGCAGACCTTAAAACGTGCATTGCGTAATGGTGTTGTAGACATACAGGTTTTTGACCCATTCTACATTTTTTCCACATCAGCATTGAAACCAGAGCCCATAAGTGTTGATGTAAAAGTCGTAATGATTGGAAACGAATGGTTATATTACCTATTATATTATGGTGATGAAGATTTCAAAAAGATATTTAAGGTGAAGGCAGATTTTGATATAGAAATGGAACGGGATGTAAGAAATATAAATAATTATGCCTCATTTATAAAATCAATCTGTCAGACCGAAAATCTACTACCATTTACAAAAGAAGCAATTGCAGAAATCATAGAATACGGTGTGAGGCTTGCTGGAAGAAAAGATAAAATAACTACAAGGTTCCATTTAATCGCAGATATCATTAGAGAATCTGATTACTGGGCAAGACAGAAGAAGAATACGATAGTTGACGCTGAAGATGTAGAAAAGGCAATTGAAGGCTGGCGAAAAAGAGTTAATATGTATGAAGAAAAGATTCAAGAGTTAATTAAAAAAGATATACTAATGATACAAACCAAAGGCAAGGCAGTTGGACAGGTAAATGGCCTTTCAGTTTATCAATTAGGGGATTATACATTTGGAAGACCAACAAAGATCACTGCCAAAACTTCGGTTGGTAGAGCAGGTATAATAAATATTGAGAGAGAAGCCAATCTTGCGGGGAGAACATTTAATAAAGGTGTCCTGATTATCTCGGGATTTCTACGTTCAAGATATGCACAGGATAGACCACTCTCTATGGATGCAACATTGGGTTTTGAACAATCGTATAGCGAAATAGATGGAGATTCAGCATCAAGCGCAGAAATATATGCAATTCTCTCAGCTCTTTCCAATGTGCCAATAGAGCAGGGAATTGCGGTCACCGGTTCCGTGAATCAGAATGGAGAAATTCAACCCATAGGCGGTGTTAATGAAAAGATTGAAGGATTCTATGAAGTCTGTAAAGCAAAAGGGTTCACCGGGAAGCAAGGTGTAATCATCCCCAAGGCAAATGTCAATGATTTAATGTTAAAACAGGAAATTGTTGACGCAGTGAAAAGAAAAAAATTCCATATTTATGCGATCAAAAATATTGATGAAGGGATTGAGATCCTCACCGGACTGAAAGCAGGTAAAAAAACAAAAACAGGTTTTGAAAAAAATACAATAAATTACCTTGTGGAAAAAAGATTGAAAGAATATGCTGAAAAAATGAAAGGTGAAGAAAAGAGAGAAGAAAAAAGAAATAGAAAATAG
- a CDS encoding M14 family zinc carboxypeptidase, translated as MKRFAAVFLMVVCILSAQTMVVRVYGRWDDLARISPKYNLDIATGRANVWYDIVADRNTMDKIVASGLAYEVQVYSLELEKEKVRGQYYSYDQYVQMMRTMAQTYPSICKFDSLPIRTYQGRWIYGVKISDNPNYEDPTEPGFLIDGCHHAREWATPYVVYKFCDSITKVYATNNEIKQIVDNIEIYAFPVINVDGYVYDYPSQLSWRKNREPFGGATGTDPNRNYGGCCDDIAGDWGAVDEGQATHYPSQETFCGAYAYSGDEVRALITYARTKIINAYMSYHSYSELLMWGWGWTTNDIPDGTVCARFGNRMAGMVNKLSGGTYTPGQIPEILYAVSGSSIDWLYSWCHWIGGIANLSYTTEIGTAFYQSTSQLDPIFYENFKALKYLAQLCRDSIPPLLEGKVAPPQIYPIGNVGQNFTVRWHPVNPTENHPTQWELVELSNPSIKTDSLESGSGRWVLQGFSLSTAQHHSGSYSLFSGNTNNMNSAARTLHPYLVQSGDSLTFWCYYNLENNYDVAVVEVSENTKEWFNLDTMRFTGTQTSWVRKAYSLANWVGKSVYFRFRSMTDGYTLNGGFYVDDIRPVCLFNNVNVIANNITDTTYTFTNHAVGEYYYYVRGYNAAWGWGEYSCLAKANVGVGISEDEQISSPTSIAFNVNPNPFQNHCVIKFQIPSTKSQTNSKSQNPNGNVGQGFLQEPMVLSEPEVSLAIYDVTGRMVKDFSRLTVNGERSTVVWDGSDDLGRRVPAGVYFVRLEAGDYKQIEKVVLLR; from the coding sequence ATGAAGCGTTTTGCGGCTGTTTTTTTAATGGTTGTATGTATTCTATCTGCCCAGACAATGGTTGTGCGTGTGTATGGCAGGTGGGATGACCTTGCTCGTATATCGCCGAAATACAACCTTGATATTGCTACGGGCAGGGCAAATGTGTGGTATGATATTGTGGCTGACCGTAATACAATGGATAAAATTGTTGCTTCAGGACTGGCGTATGAAGTTCAAGTTTACAGTTTAGAGTTAGAGAAAGAGAAGGTGAGGGGTCAGTATTATTCTTATGATCAGTATGTTCAGATGATGAGAACGATGGCGCAGACTTATCCGTCAATCTGTAAGTTTGATTCACTGCCGATAAGGACATATCAGGGTCGCTGGATATATGGGGTGAAGATTTCGGATAATCCTAATTATGAAGATCCTACCGAGCCAGGGTTTTTGATTGATGGTTGTCATCATGCCCGTGAGTGGGCGACTCCTTATGTGGTTTACAAGTTTTGTGATTCAATAACGAAGGTTTATGCGACGAATAATGAGATAAAGCAGATTGTTGATAATATAGAGATATATGCGTTTCCGGTGATAAATGTTGATGGGTATGTATATGATTATCCATCTCAGTTATCCTGGCGTAAGAATCGTGAGCCATTTGGCGGTGCCACAGGTACAGACCCGAATAGAAACTATGGGGGCTGTTGTGATGATATCGCTGGTGATTGGGGTGCAGTTGATGAGGGACAGGCGACCCACTATCCATCACAGGAAACATTCTGTGGAGCGTATGCCTATTCAGGTGATGAAGTTAGGGCGTTGATTACATATGCACGCACAAAAATAATAAATGCATATATGTCGTATCACAGTTACAGTGAGTTACTGATGTGGGGTTGGGGCTGGACTACTAATGATATCCCCGATGGCACTGTCTGTGCAAGATTTGGAAATCGCATGGCTGGAATGGTAAATAAATTGAGTGGCGGCACATATACTCCGGGTCAGATTCCTGAAATTCTATATGCGGTGAGTGGGAGTAGCATTGATTGGTTGTACTCCTGGTGCCACTGGATTGGCGGGATTGCTAATCTTTCATATACAACCGAGATAGGTACCGCATTTTATCAAAGCACTTCGCAGCTTGACCCTATCTTCTATGAAAATTTCAAGGCGCTGAAATACCTTGCCCAGTTGTGCCGGGATTCAATTCCACCGTTACTTGAAGGTAAGGTGGCACCACCGCAGATTTATCCTATTGGAAATGTAGGACAGAATTTCACTGTCAGGTGGCATCCAGTGAATCCAACCGAAAACCATCCCACCCAATGGGAACTTGTTGAACTTTCTAATCCGAGTATCAAGACCGATAGTCTTGAATCAGGTTCAGGAAGATGGGTATTGCAGGGATTCAGCTTATCAACTGCCCAGCATCATTCAGGTTCTTATAGTTTATTCTCAGGTAATACCAATAATATGAATAGTGCGGCACGGACATTACATCCTTATCTTGTTCAGTCCGGAGACTCCTTGACCTTCTGGTGTTATTATAACTTGGAGAATAATTATGATGTGGCGGTGGTTGAGGTATCGGAGAATACGAAGGAGTGGTTCAATCTTGATACGATGCGTTTTACCGGTACGCAGACTTCCTGGGTGCGCAAGGCTTATTCATTGGCGAACTGGGTTGGTAAGTCGGTTTATTTCAGATTCCGTTCTATGACCGATGGGTATACGCTCAATGGTGGTTTTTATGTTGATGATATTCGGCCGGTTTGTTTGTTTAATAATGTCAATGTGATTGCGAATAACATAACGGATACGACCTATACCTTTACGAATCATGCGGTGGGTGAGTATTATTATTATGTGCGTGGTTATAATGCGGCGTGGGGCTGGGGTGAGTATTCCTGTTTGGCGAAGGCGAATGTTGGAGTGGGGATTAGTGAGGATGAGCAGATTTCTTCACCGACTTCAATAGCGTTTAATGTTAATCCTAATCCATTCCAGAATCACTGCGTTATTAAATTTCAAATCCCAAGCACCAAATCCCAAACAAATTCCAAATCCCAGAATCCAAACGGGAATGTAGGGCAAGGCTTTCTTCAAGAACCGATGGTTCTTTCAGAACCAGAGGTTAGCCTTGCGATATACGATGTAACCGGTAGAATGGTTAAAGATTTTTCTCGGTTAACGGTAAACGGTGAACGGTCAACGGTGGTGTGGGATGGTTCTGATGATTTGGGTCGCCGTGTTCCTGCGGGAGTTTATTTTGTGCGTTTAGAGGCTGGAGATTATAAGCAGATTGAGAAGGTGGTGTTGTTGAGATAG